The following is a genomic window from Campylobacter lari subsp. lari.
AACTAGCGTTGATTTTGAAGAAATAGAAGAATGCCAACGAAAGAATGATTGGCAAAAAGCAAGTGAAATTTTGACCCAACATGCCCTACTTTTGCAAAAGTGCGGAGTTGATTTTATATTAATTTGTACCAATACTATGCATAAATGTTATGAAAATATACAAAAAAACATTCAAATTCCTATCTTACATCTAGCCAAAGCTATGCTTTTAGAACTTCAAGAGCAAAATATCGATAAAGTATTGTTATTAGGGACAAAATACACTATGCAAGAAGATTTTTATAAACAACTTTTAATTAACTCAAAGATTGAAGTTTTTATTCCCAAAAATGATGATATTTTAAAGCTTAATGATATTATTTTTAATGAGCTTTGCAAAGGTATTATAAATGAAAAATCAAAAAGATACTTGTGTGATTTAATTGCTCAATTTCCACAAGTTCAAGGAGTGATTTTGGGTTGTACTGAACTTGGTTTGATTATAAAAGAGAGCTCTAAAAAGCTATTTGATAGTGCATATATTCATGCAAAAATGGCTACTTTGAAAGCTTTGGAGAATGAGTGATGAAATATCCTCTAGATTGTGAAGAAAATTTTGAAAAATCATTCTTGTTTTGGCTTTGTAGGTATGTTAAATTTAAGCTTAATTCTTTATCAAATAAGGAATTAAAAGATCCTCAAGCTTTAGCTGTAGTAAATTTAGCTTTAAGTAAGGGTGTAAAAAATATACAAGAGCTTGATGCTTATGTAAAAAAGGCTAGAAATGCTGGACTTAGTGGGGTTAATACTTATTTTAATCCTTTAAAAAAACTCTATGAATATTTACTTTTTTACAAACTTTATTCATTAAAGCAAATAGATGAAGAGCTTTTGGTGGAAATTTTAGCAAGCATTAGCGCTTCATTATCTGATGCTAGTAAGAAAAATTACCGCATAGCTGTGATTAATTTTTTTGCATTTTTAGATAAACAAAATGAAGAAGAACAAAAAGCACATATTTTTGATATCAACCTTAAAAACTGGGCGGGTATAAGTAGTTCCAAGGGAGTTAAGCTACCTGAGTATATGAGCGAAGACGAAGTGAGTAAATTTTTAGATGCTATTGATAATACAGATTTTAAAAGCAACACTATTCGCAATCGCTTGATTATTAAAATCATCATTTTTACAGGAATGCGTGTAAGTGAAGCTATTAATATAAAATTAAAAGATATAAGCGAAGAAAATGATCTTTATATTATACGCATTAGAGCCAAAGGTAATAAATACCGCGTTGTGATGATAAAAAAAGAGCTTATAGAGCATCTTTTAAAAGATGTTAGGGTAAATTATCTCTCTTATGATGGGCTTTTATTTGTCAATCGCAATGGCAAAGCTTTGACTCAAGCTTATGTTTCGCGTATAGTAGAGCAAATTTTATTTAAAGCAGGAATTCGCAAACAAAAAAATGGAGCTCATATGCTAAGACATACTTTTGCCACCCTACTTTATAAAAAGCAAAAAGATTTGGTTTTAGTTCAAGAAGCATTGGGTCATGCAAGTTTAAATACTTCAAGAATTTATACACATTTTGATAATGAAAAATTAAAACTAGCAGCAGAAGTAGCTAAAAAACTTCACGATAAAACTTAAAAAATATATAATTTTTTGTTGTAAAATAATGTTATTTTATAAAATTAAGGGAAATTAATGACTTATTTAGAGATTGATGGTGTTGAAAAATTAAGCGGAGGAGTGATAATAAGTGGTGCAAAAAATGCTGCACTTCCTTTGATAGCTTCAAGTATTTTAGCTAAAAATGAAGCTCAAATTTCAAATTTGCCTAATGTTGCAGATATTTGCACCCTACTTTCTTTGCTTAAAAATTTAGGGGCAAGTTATACTTTTGAGAATAATTTTGCAAAAATAAACACTAAAGATTTAAATAAAACCATAGCAAAATACGACATTGTTCGCAAAATGCGCGCTTCTATACTTACATTAGGGCCTTTACTAGCTAGATTTGGAAATTGTGAAGTATCTTTGCCAGGGGGTTGTGCTATAGGCCAACGTCCTATTGATTTACACCTTTTAGCTTTAGAAAAAATGGGGGCAAATATTGAAATAAAACAAGGTTATGTGGTAGCTAGTGGAAAACTCAAAGGTGCTGATGTGATGTTTGATAAAATTACTGTTACAGGCAGTGAAAATATCATCATGGCAGCAGCCTTAGCTCATGGTAAAACAAGACTTTTAAATGTCGCTAAAGAGCCTGAAGTGGTGCAACTTTGCGAGGTTTTAGCTGAGGCTGGGCTTGATATAAAAGGTGTGGGAAGTGATGAGCTTGAAATTTATGGTACAAGCGGAGAGCTTTTAGAATTTAAACCTTTTAAAATCATTCCTGATCGCATTGAAGCAGGAACTTACTTGTGCGCAGGAGCTATTACAAATTCAAAAATTACCTTAAAAAATGTCAATGCAAACCATCTTGGAGCGGTTTTGGCAAAATTAGAGCAAATGGGTTTTAGCTTTGATATAAGTGAAGATAGTATTAGTATAAACCCTGCTAAAGAAATCAAACCAGTTGAAATTTTAACTAGTGAGTATCCAGGTTTTCCAACAGATATGCAAGCGCAATTTATGGCTTTGGCTTTAAGAGCAAATGGAGTTAGCATTATAGATGAGAGATTGTTTGAAAATCGCTTCATGCATGTAAGTGAGCTTTTAAGAATGGGTGCTGATATAAGATTAAATGGGCATATTGCTACTATAAATGGCACAAAAGAGCTTTTTGGAGCTGATGTTATGGCTACTGATTTGCGTGCATCTTCAGCTTTGATTTTAGCAGCTTTAGCAGCTAAGGGAACGAGTAAAATTCATAGAATTTATCATCTCGATAGAGGATATGAAAATTTGGAAGAAAAATTTAAAAATTTAGGTGCGAGCATAAGAAGGCTTGAAGAATGAGAGATATTTTTGAAACTTTAGATTTTTTAAAAGAACAAATTAAACCATGTGCTAAATTTGAAAAAATAAATTTAACCAAGGCCTTGGGAAGAATTTTATATGAAGATATTTTTGTTTTAAAAAACTTACCCTCTTTTGATAATTCAGCCTTAGATGGCTATGCGCTAAATTATGCAGATAAAAATGAGTTATTAGATATAAAAGGGAGTATTTTAGCAGGCGATAAACATGAATATAGCATAGAAAAAAATGAATGTTATAAAATCATGACAGGAGCTAAAATTCCACAAAATGCAAATACCATCTTAATGTTTGAAGATGCTTTGCTTGAAAATGGAAAATTAAACGCAAAAAATGCTAAAGAAAATAATGCCATCCGCTTTAAAGGAGAAGAAGCTAAATTTGGCGAGCTTTTATTTAAAAAAGGACAAAAAATCACCCAAGCTATGATAGCTATGCTTGCTGCACAAGGAATTTATGAGTTAAATGTGCTAAAAAAATCTCGTGTTGGAATTTTTTCAAGCGGAGATGAGTTAGTTGAGCCTTGGGAAAAAGCAGATGAGTATAGTATATATAATGCTAATGCTTTTGGAATTTATGCTATTTTGCAAGATTTTGCAGATGTTGAGTATTTAGGTCTTATAAAAGATGATTTAAATGCGTATAAGAAAATTTTAAACACTAGTGATTTTGATGTGTTAATTAGCAGTGGTGGTGCTAGTATGGGCGAGGCTGATTTTATAAGGCAAGCCTTACTTGAGAGTGGTTTTAGCCCTATTTTTGAAAAAATTAATGCAAAGCTTTGTAAGCATGTAAAAGTTTTTAATAAAAACAACACGCTTTTTCTAGCCTTACCAGGAAATCCCCTAGCCTCTTTAATCTCAACGCATATTTTTGCTAAGAATATTTTAAATTTATTTTATGGATTAGATTTATTGGAATTTTTAGAAGTAAAATTAGCATGTGATTTAAATTTTAAAGGCGGTAGAAATGATTTTGTGTTTGGAAAGATATCACAAGAATCTTTTATACCAAATAAAGCTAAATTTGGATCAGGTATGATTAAACCTTTGTATGAAAATACGCATATTTTAATCACAAAAATTGATGATATAAAATTAGTAAAAGATCAAGAAGTTAAAGTTTTAAAAATTTAATAGGGTATTGCACTACCCTATTTTGAATGATTAACTTCTTGCTTTATCTAAAGTTTTAAAAAGATTATTTAAGATATTTTCTTCATTTTTTTGGTATTTGCTTTGGCGTAATTTCTCCCAAGCATATACACTATAATCTTTAGAAATCGAACCTATATTTAAATCTGTATTGCTAAAAGCATTGCTGCTATCTTTTTTATATTCTTTTTCTTCTTTGTCTTTGAGTGCATTAAGTGCAGCTTGAAATTCATCTGAAGATGTGTTTTTTTCTTTGATTTTTGTCATATTGTTTAGGGCTAGTGGACTATTTTTATCATTTACTTGCATGAGAACTCCTTTTTTAAAATTTAATAACTACAAGCAAAAAACATTCCTTAATTTTAAAAACTTGACAATAAAATAAAGTTTTGATAAAATCACAATCTACTTTCAAAGGTGCGGGAATAGCTCAGGGGTAGAGCACAACCTTGCCAAGGTTGGGGTCGCGAGTTCGAATCTCGTTTCCCGCTCCACTTTTTACGCCCTAGTTTGATTTAAAATATTATTTAATTTATCCATTACAGAATTTACATAAGAATTTATACTTTCATTGCTGGGAGAGTAGCCACTAGCTTTAGCTTGATTAAACTGATTATCAAACCAAGCTCCGCCATAACCTATGCTTGAATTTTGCCAAGCAATATTATTTTCTTTGGCATAAATTTTAGAATCAAGCCAGCCATCTTGAGCGTGTGCTTTTAAAATTTGTGCAAAATCGACTTTACCTGTCATAATATCATTTAAAGAGGCTAAAGAACCATCAAAACTTTCTTTTGCCATAGCGTCTTTAAATGCTTGAATTTGAGGATTGACTTTGGTGCTTCCACCTTCTAAAACCTCTCCACCACTAGACTTTAAAAAACTCATAAATAAAGCTTCTTTAGTATAACTCCCATCTTCATTTTTTGGATAAACAGACATATCAGGATTAAAAGTATCTTTTGCTATATCGCTATCTAAATTTTGAGTTTCCATACTTTCAGGTGAAAAATCTAATTTTTTCAATCCTGTATTGATAGAATTTTGCATTCCTATGTTATCTATAGCATTGTATTGCTCTTGTGTATCATAAAAATTTGTTATAGTTTGTTTGTCTAGATTTTCTAAAGAAGCAAAATTGTTATTTGTATTATAAACGCTATAACCTTTTGGTAAAGAATTTAAATCTTCTATGCTAAAACTAGTCTTATTAGAATTTTCAAAACTATGATTTATGATTTGATCAAATTTAGAATAATATTGTCTTATGGTATCAGCTATATCTATATTTGTGTAATAACTACCAGTTACACCCAATGAATTTTTACTTGATGTACTAAAATAATTTTCCTCATTATATCTATATATTTCATCTAAAGTAGATTTATGTATCTTAAAATCTTCAGGTAATCCTGCAGCTTTATTAAAATCACTTCCCATATACCCTTTAGCATCTACACTATAACCATAAGCCATAGAAACAGGGTTATTAGTTTGTTTATATTTTAAAGTATAAATAGAATTTTTAAAATCACTTGATATATGATAATTAGGGGAGTCATTTTTTATATTATTTTTATTTGACATTGCTTCATTAAGTGCTAATGTTTGAGTATTATTACTTTGAATTTCAACTAATTTACTAGCATTTTGCTTAATAAAAGTATTTGCAAAATTTGTTTTTGAACTTGTTTTATTTTCTTTATTTGCTTTTGTTTGTGAAATGATAGAACCATAAGATGAACTATCATTTATACTAAATATACTCATTAGGCATTCCTTAGATTTTAGATTTTGCCTTCAATCTTCAATCTTGCATTTTTACAAGCAAATTTTATTCCATTTATTTTAGCAATTTTCAACTAAATTCAAACTTTTTTTATGTATGATATGTTAGTTTTTGAATTTAGTGCAAAGGTTGTATTGTTTGTGAGAAATATTATATTATTTTTATTTTTCTATACTTTAAGTTTTGCTTCGAATTTTGATGAAGTAAAATTAGCTTTGATTAAAGAATTTAAGACAAATTATCCACAAATTGAAATCATCTCTTTAGAGCTTAATACTCAATCAAGTTTGCCAGAAGATTTTAATCAATATGTTTTTTTAAAACTAGGTAATCATAATTTTGATAGAGCTGATGGATTTATCAAGGCTGAATTTAAAACTCCAGAACAACACAAAAAAAATGTTTTTTTTAAATATTTTTTAAAAGCAAAGTTAGAAGTTTTACAAAGCACACGCCCTATTTCGCGTAATGAAAATTTAAGCCCTGCTAGTTTTAAAATTTTAAAAATTCCTTTTGATAAAGTCCCTCAAGGTATATTAAAAAAAGATGAAATCGCAAATTTAATAGCCAAAAGCAATATAAGAGAAAATATGATTTTAAAATATAATATGTTTAAAACCAAAACCCTTATACAAAGAAATGATTCTGTTTATGGGGTTATCAAAGATGGGGATTTAAGCATGATAATAGAATTAAAAGCCTTACAAAGTGGGAATTTAAACCAAAGAATTCGCCTTAAAAATAAAGATGGAAAAGTCGTGCATGGTAAAGTCATTAGTAAAAATTATGTGGAGCTAAAATGAGAAAAATTTTAGTAGGTATTAGCGGGGCTAGTTCTTGTGAGCTTGGTTTTTTGTTATTAAAACATTTAAAAGAAAAAGGGCAAATTTATGCCATTGTGAGTAAAAATGCAAAAATAAGTTTTGCAAAAGAAAATTCTCTTTTAGAAAATATAGACTTTTTGCAACACATAAAAGATAAATTTGAGCTTGGACATGTAAATTTTTTAGATAATGAAGATATTAGTCAATGCGTTGCAAGTGGATCTTTTGGCATAGAAACGACTTTTATCACACCTTGTTCTATTAATACTTTAGCTAAGATATCTTGTGGAATTTGTGATAATCTTATCACAAGGAGCGTTGCTGTAGCGTTAAAAGAAAGAAAAAAAATAATTCTTGGTGTTAGAGAAATGCCCTATTCTACTTTGAATTTAGAACAAATGGCTAAACTTTCTAGCTATGGAGTTATCATTGCTCCTCCTGTAATAGCAAGTTATGCTAAGATTGATAATTTAGAAAAACTATATGAATTTATCATAGGAAAATGGCTTGATTTGGCAAATATTGAGCATAATTTATACCAAAGGTGGCAATGATGGATAGTTGTATATACCCAGGGACATTTGATCCTATTACCAATGGGCATTTAGATGTGATCATTCGAGCTAGTAAGATGTTTGAAGAAGTAGTTGTTGCTATAGCTAAAAGTGAAAGTAAAAGGCCTATGTTTAACCTAGAACATAGAGAAAAAATGGTAAAAATTGCTACAAAAGACTTAAAAAATGTTAAAATTACAACTTTTGATAACTTGCTTGTAGATTTTGCAAAAAATTTAAACATTAAAACCATAGTAAGAGGCTTAAGGGCTGTGAGTGATTTTGAGTATGAATTGCAACTTGGTTACGCAAATCATATGCTTTGGGAAGATCTTGAGACTATATATCTTATGCCAAATTTAAAAAATTCATTTATTTCAAGCTCTATTGTAAGATCAATTTGTGTGCATAATGGCGATGTGAGTAAGCTTGCGCCAAAAGAAATTGTATCTTTATTAAAGGAAGGAAGATGTATATAGCTTTTGAAGGGGTTGATTGTGTGGGTAAAAGCACGCAAATAGAACTTTTAAAAAAATGCTTTAAAGATGCGATTTTCACTAAAGAACCAGGCGGGAGTGAGCTTGGTATGCATTTGAGAAAAATTTTATTAGAAAGTAAAATGCAATTTTCCAAAAAGGCTGAACTCTTGCTTTTTTTGGCTGATAGAGCAAATTTGATCGACATACATTTAGTACAAAATAAAAACAAACTTATCATTTCAGATCGTAGTTTTGTTTCTAATATGGCTTATGCAAAATTTGATTTTGATCAAAATATTTTATTTGATTTAAATTCTTTTGCAACTGGTGGATTTTTCCCACAAAAAATAGTTTTTTTACATGGCTCCAAAGAACTTATTGAGCAAAGACTTTCTAAAAAAAACTTAGATAGTATAGAAAAAAGAGGGGTTGAGTATTTTTTAAATATACAAAATGCCCTAGAAGAAACTTTAGAAATTTTAAAAACTAAGATAGATATAAAAATTTTAAAACTAGATGCGTCTTTAAGTATAGAAAATTTACATGAAAAAATTAAGGAATTTATTAATGATTAATGCATTAAAAGGTATGAAAGATTTACAAGATTATCAAGCAGCACTTTATGAAAAAGTGGTAAAAACTTGTGAAGAAGTAGCTAAAAACTATGGTTTTACTTTTATTAATTGTCCGCATTTAGAGCTAACTAGGCTTTTTAAAAGAAGTGTTGGAGAAAGCTCTGATATAGTTGGCAAAGAAATGTATGAATTTGTTGATAAAGCAGGCAATGATGTGTGTTTAAGGCCTGAAGGGACAGCTGGGGTGGTAAGATCATATATAGAAGCTAAGATGGATAAAAATCAAAGCGTAAAAAGGTGGTTTTATCATGGATCTATGTTTCGCTATGAAAGGCCACAAAAAGGAAGATTGCGCGAATTTCATCAATTTGGTGTAGAAAGCTTTGGTGTAGAAAGCGTATATGAAGATGCTAGTATTATTTTAATGCTAGATGAGATTTTTAAACGCTTAAAAATTCATACAAACTTAAAAATTAATTCTTTAGGTTGTAAAGAATGCATGGGTGTTTATAAAGAAAAACTCATAGCTTTTTTAAATTCTAAAGATGGCTTTTGTGAAGATTGTTTAAGAAGAAAAGAATTAAATCCTATTAGGGTGCTTGATTGTAAAAATGATCATTGTCAAAATTTAATTAAAAATGCGCCAAAACTTAGTGAAAATTTATGCCCATGTTGTAAAAAAGATTATGAAAAATTGCAAAAAATATTAAGTGAAAATGGCATTGAGTTTGAATGTGATGAGAAATTAGTGCGCGGGCTTGATTATTATTCTAAAAGTGCGTTTGAATTTATAAGCGATGAAATAGGAGCAAAAGCTGCTGTTGCAGGTGGTGGAAGATATGATAGATTGATAGAATATTTAGATGGTAAAAGTGGCTATGGCGTAGGATTTGCCATGGGTATAGAAAGGATTATGGCTATTTTAGAACAAAAACAAGACATTAAAAAAAGAAATGGAATTTATCTTTGTGCTATGGATGAAGCTTTTATAGATATTATTTTTAAGCTTGGAATTATTTTGAGAAAAAAACATAAAGTCTTTATAAATTATGAAGCAAAAAAACTTGCAAAACATCTAAATCAAGCAGACAATGCTAATGCAAAAATATTTTTATGTATAGGCGAAGATGAAATGCAAAAAGAAGAAATTTTTTATAAAAATTTAGATACTAAAGAAAATAAAAATATAAAAATAGCAAATTTGGAGAATGAGTTATGATTGATTATGGTATTAATATTTGGGGTGCAAATAATTTTATCATTGAAGGTGGCAAAGTTTGTGTAAATCATGGCAAAAAACCAGCTATCATTGATATAGTAAATACCTTGCGTGATGATGGTTATAAGGGGCCATTATTACTTCGTTTTCCTCATTTAATCCACAAGCAAATTGAACAAATTTATGAAAAATTTGCTAAGGCTAAAAAAGAATTTAACTATAAAGGTTCTTTTAATGCTGTGTATCCTTTAAAAGTTAATCAATATCCAGGTTTTGTAAAAAATTTAGTTAATCTAGGTAAAGAATATAACTATGGCTTAGAGGCAGGAA
Proteins encoded in this region:
- the tmk gene encoding dTMP kinase, which gives rise to MYIAFEGVDCVGKSTQIELLKKCFKDAIFTKEPGGSELGMHLRKILLESKMQFSKKAELLLFLADRANLIDIHLVQNKNKLIISDRSFVSNMAYAKFDFDQNILFDLNSFATGGFFPQKIVFLHGSKELIEQRLSKKNLDSIEKRGVEYFLNIQNALEETLEILKTKIDIKILKLDASLSIENLHEKIKEFIND
- a CDS encoding molybdopterin molybdotransferase MoeA, giving the protein MRDIFETLDFLKEQIKPCAKFEKINLTKALGRILYEDIFVLKNLPSFDNSALDGYALNYADKNELLDIKGSILAGDKHEYSIEKNECYKIMTGAKIPQNANTILMFEDALLENGKLNAKNAKENNAIRFKGEEAKFGELLFKKGQKITQAMIAMLAAQGIYELNVLKKSRVGIFSSGDELVEPWEKADEYSIYNANAFGIYAILQDFADVEYLGLIKDDLNAYKKILNTSDFDVLISSGGASMGEADFIRQALLESGFSPIFEKINAKLCKHVKVFNKNNTLFLALPGNPLASLISTHIFAKNILNLFYGLDLLEFLEVKLACDLNFKGGRNDFVFGKISQESFIPNKAKFGSGMIKPLYENTHILITKIDDIKLVKDQEVKVLKI
- a CDS encoding tyrosine-type recombinase/integrase, whose amino-acid sequence is MKYPLDCEENFEKSFLFWLCRYVKFKLNSLSNKELKDPQALAVVNLALSKGVKNIQELDAYVKKARNAGLSGVNTYFNPLKKLYEYLLFYKLYSLKQIDEELLVEILASISASLSDASKKNYRIAVINFFAFLDKQNEEEQKAHIFDINLKNWAGISSSKGVKLPEYMSEDEVSKFLDAIDNTDFKSNTIRNRLIIKIIIFTGMRVSEAINIKLKDISEENDLYIIRIRAKGNKYRVVMIKKELIEHLLKDVRVNYLSYDGLLFVNRNGKALTQAYVSRIVEQILFKAGIRKQKNGAHMLRHTFATLLYKKQKDLVLVQEALGHASLNTSRIYTHFDNEKLKLAAEVAKKLHDKT
- the coaD gene encoding pantetheine-phosphate adenylyltransferase; its protein translation is MMDSCIYPGTFDPITNGHLDVIIRASKMFEEVVVAIAKSESKRPMFNLEHREKMVKIATKDLKNVKITTFDNLLVDFAKNLNIKTIVRGLRAVSDFEYELQLGYANHMLWEDLETIYLMPNLKNSFISSSIVRSICVHNGDVSKLAPKEIVSLLKEGRCI
- a CDS encoding UbiX family flavin prenyltransferase, with product MRKILVGISGASSCELGFLLLKHLKEKGQIYAIVSKNAKISFAKENSLLENIDFLQHIKDKFELGHVNFLDNEDISQCVASGSFGIETTFITPCSINTLAKISCGICDNLITRSVAVALKERKKIILGVREMPYSTLNLEQMAKLSSYGVIIAPPVIASYAKIDNLEKLYEFIIGKWLDLANIEHNLYQRWQ
- a CDS encoding Cj0814 family flagellar-dependent secreted protein, which produces MSIFSINDSSSYGSIISQTKANKENKTSSKTNFANTFIKQNASKLVEIQSNNTQTLALNEAMSNKNNIKNDSPNYHISSDFKNSIYTLKYKQTNNPVSMAYGYSVDAKGYMGSDFNKAAGLPEDFKIHKSTLDEIYRYNEENYFSTSSKNSLGVTGSYYTNIDIADTIRQYYSKFDQIINHSFENSNKTSFSIEDLNSLPKGYSVYNTNNNFASLENLDKQTITNFYDTQEQYNAIDNIGMQNSINTGLKKLDFSPESMETQNLDSDIAKDTFNPDMSVYPKNEDGSYTKEALFMSFLKSSGGEVLEGGSTKVNPQIQAFKDAMAKESFDGSLASLNDIMTGKVDFAQILKAHAQDGWLDSKIYAKENNIAWQNSSIGYGGAWFDNQFNQAKASGYSPSNESINSYVNSVMDKLNNILNQTRA
- the murA gene encoding UDP-N-acetylglucosamine 1-carboxyvinyltransferase, whose product is MTYLEIDGVEKLSGGVIISGAKNAALPLIASSILAKNEAQISNLPNVADICTLLSLLKNLGASYTFENNFAKINTKDLNKTIAKYDIVRKMRASILTLGPLLARFGNCEVSLPGGCAIGQRPIDLHLLALEKMGANIEIKQGYVVASGKLKGADVMFDKITVTGSENIIMAAALAHGKTRLLNVAKEPEVVQLCEVLAEAGLDIKGVGSDELEIYGTSGELLEFKPFKIIPDRIEAGTYLCAGAITNSKITLKNVNANHLGAVLAKLEQMGFSFDISEDSISINPAKEIKPVEILTSEYPGFPTDMQAQFMALALRANGVSIIDERLFENRFMHVSELLRMGADIRLNGHIATINGTKELFGADVMATDLRASSALILAALAAKGTSKIHRIYHLDRGYENLEEKFKNLGASIRRLEE
- the flgA gene encoding flagellar basal body P-ring formation chaperone FlgA, producing the protein MLVFEFSAKVVLFVRNIILFLFFYTLSFASNFDEVKLALIKEFKTNYPQIEIISLELNTQSSLPEDFNQYVFLKLGNHNFDRADGFIKAEFKTPEQHKKNVFFKYFLKAKLEVLQSTRPISRNENLSPASFKILKIPFDKVPQGILKKDEIANLIAKSNIRENMILKYNMFKTKTLIQRNDSVYGVIKDGDLSMIIELKALQSGNLNQRIRLKNKDGKVVHGKVISKNYVELK
- a CDS encoding aspartate/glutamate racemase family protein translates to MKTIGLIGGMSYESTLSYYEIINKLTNKKLGKLHSAKIVLTSVDFEEIEECQRKNDWQKASEILTQHALLLQKCGVDFILICTNTMHKCYENIQKNIQIPILHLAKAMLLELQEQNIDKVLLLGTKYTMQEDFYKQLLINSKIEVFIPKNDDILKLNDIIFNELCKGIINEKSKRYLCDLIAQFPQVQGVILGCTELGLIIKESSKKLFDSAYIHAKMATLKALENE
- the hisS gene encoding histidine--tRNA ligase, whose protein sequence is MINALKGMKDLQDYQAALYEKVVKTCEEVAKNYGFTFINCPHLELTRLFKRSVGESSDIVGKEMYEFVDKAGNDVCLRPEGTAGVVRSYIEAKMDKNQSVKRWFYHGSMFRYERPQKGRLREFHQFGVESFGVESVYEDASIILMLDEIFKRLKIHTNLKINSLGCKECMGVYKEKLIAFLNSKDGFCEDCLRRKELNPIRVLDCKNDHCQNLIKNAPKLSENLCPCCKKDYEKLQKILSENGIEFECDEKLVRGLDYYSKSAFEFISDEIGAKAAVAGGGRYDRLIEYLDGKSGYGVGFAMGIERIMAILEQKQDIKKRNGIYLCAMDEAFIDIIFKLGIILRKKHKVFINYEAKKLAKHLNQADNANAKIFLCIGEDEMQKEEIFYKNLDTKENKNIKIANLENEL